The bacterium DNA window CCCCATGGTCTCCCGGCCCCGGGTGCGCATACTTGAGCTACCTGAGCAGCAAACGCCCGGGAGGAACGAAGACCACGTCCTGCCAGGCAGGACATGAGGAGGATGATCATGGGAAAGAAGCTCACGGCGAACGAAACACCCGACTGGTGCACGCTCGCGACGCCCGATGTCGAGGCCGCGAAGAAGTTCTACGGCGCGCTGTTCGGCTGGAAGGCCAGAGACACCAAGGCGGGCGGGAAGAAGCGCACCGTCGTCTCGACCGGCGCCGAGCAGGTGGCGGGAATGATGGCGCTCTCGCCGAACGCCGGCGGACCGCAGCCCGTGTGGGGCATCTCCGTCAGCGTGGACGACGTCGACGCCAGCGTCGAGCGCGCGCGCCGGCTGGACGCGACCGTGATCATGGACCCGACGGACGTTCCGGGCGTCGGGCGCCTCGCCCTCCTGCTGGACCCGCAGGGCGAGATGCTCTCGGTCATCTCCTACGACGGGCAGTAACCGCATTCGCCCCACCCCCATAACAATCCGCCTCCCGCTCCACGCTCCCGAAAGGCTCGCCGCTCACGGCGCTTCCCTCGTCCGTCCGGGCGGACCCCAGCTGATGCGGTACACGGCCCCCGCGCGGTCGTCGGAGACCAGCAGGGCGCCGTCGGGCATGACCTGCACGTCGACCGGCCGCCCCCACGCGGTGCCCGCTCGCAGCCAGCCGTCCACGAAGACCTCGGGGGCCCCGGCGCGTCCCCCGACGACGGGGACACGGACCACCCGGTAGCCGACAGGTGAGCTGCGGTTCCAGGAGCCGTGCTCGGCGATGAAGATCGATCCGCGGTAGGCCGGCGGGAACATCGTCCCCGTGTAGAAGCGCATGCCGAGCGCCGCGACATGCGCGCCGAGCAGGCGCTCCGGCGGGACAAACTCGGCGCAGGAGCGCAGACCCCCGAAATCGGGGTCAGGAACGTCCCCGGCGTGACAGTATGGAAACCCGAAGTGCAGCCCGGGCCGCGGCGCTCGGTTCAGCTCGTCGTCGGGCCGGTCGTCGCCCAGCCAGTCGCGGCCGTTGTCGGTGAACCACAGCTCCCGGGTCGCCGGATCCCAGTCGAAGCCCACCGTGTTGCGCACCCCGCTGGCGAAGACCTCCAGGTGCGACCCGTCCGGGCGAAGGCGCGTGATGCCGGCAAAGCGGGGGTCCTCCTCGAGGCAGGAGTTGCACGGCGCGCCGACCGGCACGTAGAGCAGGCCGTCGGGACCGAAGGCGATGAATTTCCAGCCGTGGTGCGTCCGCCCGGGGAAGGCGGCGCTCACGACGACCGGCGCCGGAGGGTCCGCGAGCCGCCCCTCGATGCCGTCGAAGCGCAGGATGCGGCCGACCTCCGCGACGTACAGCGAGCCGGCGCGAAACGCCACGCCGTTCGGCATCGTGAGTCCCGAGGCGATGGTGAGCACGCGTGCGGCGCGCAGGCCGCCTGGCTCCGGGACGACCGCGTAGACGTTCCCCTCCTCGCGCGTGCCGACGAACACC harbors:
- a CDS encoding VOC family protein → MGKKLTANETPDWCTLATPDVEAAKKFYGALFGWKARDTKAGGKKRTVVSTGAEQVAGMMALSPNAGGPQPVWGISVSVDDVDASVERARRLDATVIMDPTDVPGVGRLALLLDPQGEMLSVISYDGQ
- a CDS encoding PQQ-dependent sugar dehydrogenase, whose protein sequence is MSRLAAGALLCLAAAGCGVFLPPRGCQGGLPLDTLRLPEGFSLSLFAGGVAGARSLAVGDQGTVFVGTREEGNVYAVVPEPGGLRAARVLTIASGLTMPNGVAFRAGSLYVAEVGRILRFDGIEGRLADPPAPVVVSAAFPGRTHHGWKFIAFGPDGLLYVPVGAPCNSCLEEDPRFAGITRLRPDGSHLEVFASGVRNTVGFDWDPATRELWFTDNGRDWLGDDRPDDELNRAPRPGLHFGFPYCHAGDVPDPDFGGLRSCAEFVPPERLLGAHVAALGMRFYTGTMFPPAYRGSIFIAEHGSWNRSSPVGYRVVRVPVVGGRAGAPEVFVDGWLRAGTAWGRPVDVQVMPDGALLVSDDRAGAVYRISWGPPGRTREAP